A genomic region of Paroedura picta isolate Pp20150507F chromosome 4, Ppicta_v3.0, whole genome shotgun sequence contains the following coding sequences:
- the MIGA1 gene encoding mitoguardin 1: protein MSEDGFRETQFSLKTVALRVFDLPLSWYSSLNQVKIPTGLKKLIVVTAVSAISVLFLAHHFKRKRGKKNRKLSQWEPGRVVLEYAKTAASEKDSSCSSSRQNLTLSLSSAKEKGSQFCINANGSLFSKYSGSVQSLASVQSATSCPSCVCVNSNSWDKTDEDDMKLINIPVTTPENLYLMGMELFEEALQRWEQALTFRNRQVEDEANCSSIKLGAGDAIAEESVEDIISAEFIHKLESLLQRAYRLQEEFEASLGACDPASFANDIDKDTDITVKDNTDEFSLRDTLSIASTDSFVSAAELAEHKESRNSYHLDSFCHCPLYEEAMQLAEEGKIYSRVLRTEMLECLGDSDFLAKLHCIRQAFQVILSDTANRLFLAESGRKILSALIVRARKNPKKFEEVFDEMISFLEQADHWSNTEMELAAWGVKHINFYDVVLDFIFMDSFEDLENPPMSIQNVVNNHWLNSSFKETAVASSCWSVLKQKKQQMKVHDGFFAHFYAICEHISPVLAWGFLGPRNSLYEFCSFFKDQVLYFLKDIFDFEKVRYSTIESIAEDLMQLLIHHTNLLLAYLGAESLKHVSSCVSGHGQTTASNLLDAKVQ, encoded by the exons ATGTCAGAAGATGGTTTCAGAGAGACGCAGTTTTCTTTGAAGACAGTAGCTTTACGAGTGTTCGATCTTCCCCTCTCTTGGTATTCTTCTCTAAATCAG GTTAAGATCCCAACAGGTCTGAAGAAGCTTATTGTGGTAACTGCAGTGAGTGCAATATCGGTGCTTTTCCTTGCCCATCACTTCAAAAGAAAACgtggaaagaaaaacaggaaatTATCTCAATGGGAACCAGGTCGTGTGGTTTTAGAGTATGCAAAAACAGCTGCATCAGAAAAAG ATTCCAGTTGCTCCAGCAGCAGACAAAATCTAACGCTCTCACTGAGTTCAGCCAAAGAAAAAGGTTCTCAGTTTTGTATAAATGCAAATGGAAGCCTCTTCAGTAAATATTCAGGTTCAGTACAGAGTTTGGCCTCA gtCCAAAGTGCTACTTCCTGTCCTAGCTGTGTTTGTGTCAATTCAAATTCCTGGGACAAAACTGATGAGGATGATATGAAACTGATCAATATTCCAGTAACTACTCCAGAAAACTTGTACTTGATGG GAATGGAACTTTTTGAAGAGGCACTGCAGCGATGGGAGCAGGCACTTACATTTCGTAACAGACAAGTTGAAGATGAAGCAAACTGTAGTTCCATCAAGCTTGGAGCAGGTGATGCTATTGCAGAGGAAAGTGTAGAA GACATCATTAGTGCTGAGTTCATTCATAAGCTTGAATCCTTGCTTCAGAGAGCTTATCGTCTTCAGGAAGAATTTGAAGCCTCTCTTGGGGCCTGTGACCCAGCTTCCTTTGCTAACGATATTG ATAAAGACACGGACATCACCGTAAAGGATAATACAGATGAATTCAGTCTGCGAGATACATTAAGCATTGCCTCTACAGATTCATTTGTTTCAGCTGCAGAG CTTGCAGAGCACAAAGAGAGCCGAAACAGTTACCATCTAGATTCCTTTTGCCACTGTCCATTATATGAAGAAGCAATGCAGCTGGCAGAAGAGGGCAAGATTTATTCTCGAGTCTTGAG GACTGAAATGTtggagtgtctgggtgacagcGATTTTCTTGCTAAACTCCATTGTATCCGACAAGCTTTTCAG GTAATTCTCTCAGATACTGCCAATAGATTGTTTCTTGCAGAAAGTGGAAGGAAAATTCTGTCTGCTTTAATTGTGAGAGCAAGAAAG AATCCAAAGAAGTTTGAGGAAGTTTTTGATGAGATGATTTCTTTCTTAGAGCAAGCAGATCATTGGTCTAATACCGAAATGGAGCTTGCTGCTTGGGGA GTGAAACATATAAATTTCTATGATGTTGTTCTGGACTTTATATTTATGGATTCATTTGAAGATTTAGAAAATCCACCTATGTCTATACAGAATGTAGTCAACAACCACTGGCTAAATTCTTCCTTTAAAGAAACT GCTGTGGCTTCAAGTTGTTGGTCTGTTCTGAAACAAAAAAAGCAGCAAATGAAG GTGCATGATGGATTCTTTGCACATTTTTATGCTATTTGTGAACATATTAGTCCTGTTCTGGCATGGGGTTTTCTGGGTCCACGAAACTCTTTGTATGAGTTCTGCAGCTTCTTTAAG gaCCAGGTTCTTTATTTCTTGAAGGACATATTTGACTTTGAAAAGGTACGATATTCAACGATAGAGAGTATAGCTGAAGACCTGATGCAACTACTGATTCATCACACCAATCTTCTTCTGGCCTACCTTGGAGCTGAATCATTAAAACATGTCAGCAGTTGTGTCAGTGGGCATGGACAAACAACAGCCAGTAACCTCTTGGATGCAAAAGTACAATAG